The following nucleotide sequence is from Cellulosilyticum sp. I15G10I2.
AATCACATTGCTTGCTGCACTTATTTTAGATGAACTTTCATTGGTCTTAAGAATTGTATCATAAACATTTGTTGTTGCGGTCATGCTTTCATCTGTTTTTTTAAATAGTGTATTAATAACTTCTAATCCTGAGTTTACCAACGCTTCGACTTTATGTGATACCTCATTAAGTTCTTTCATATGGATTTGATCTTCTTTAATATATTTTTCAAGCTCCGAAAGCTTTAAAAGTCCCTGGGCAGTGCTTTGTGCTTGATCAGTTGCGCCTTCTGCAATATCACAGATTGTTTTAGCAACTTCATCAGTCGTTGTAGCTGTTTGTGAAGCCATGCTATTAAGCTCTTCTGAAGAAGCTGATACTTGTAAGGATGCATCATTAACTTGTCCTATCATATATCTTAGACTCTCTTCAATTGTATGAATAGCTTTTGCAAGATCTCCCACTTCATCTTTTCTATTAATAAACGCTTCATCAATATCAGTGGCAATATTATAGTTTGCAATTTCCTGGGCATGTCCTATAACATGTCTAATAGATTTTGCAATAGAGTGTGCTAAGATCCATGCGGTAACAACCCCCGCCAGTGCAAATATTAACATAATACCTATCGTAACAGTTGTCCCTTTACGTACTTGTTCTGCAATTAACTGCTCAGATGCTTGTTTAGATATCCCAATAAATAAAATACCAATTACTTCTTGATTCTCATCTTTTAGAGGCTCATATGCCGTAATATAAGCATTACCTAGAATCTGAGCAGTCCCTATATAGCGCTCTCCGTTTATAATATTTGCATAGGCGCTACTTTCTTTTCCAAGATATGTACCAATAGCCCTGTTACCGTCTGCTGTCAGTATATTGGTGGAAATCCTTATAAAATCATCTCCGTCTTTTGCAAATAGGGTGGCTGAGACATTAAGATCCTCAGTCAGTGTATCTACCATCTCATAATGTTCTTTTATACTGTTGCCGCTTTTATCTATTAAGACTTCATCTTTAAACTCTAAATTCCCATAATATTTATCTAAATAAATCTTAGCTGAGTGTATATCGCCTATAAGTTTTTCCTTAATCAAGCTTTCTTCAAGATCTCTAAGATTATTATTACTTACAATTAAATTAAATACACTAATAATCATCATAGGGATAAGACCTGATAGGATAAACATACTCATTAACTTACTTTTTAGTTTAATATTGCCTGTTTTAAATCGATTCATTTTTCAGTCTCCTCTCAATACAAATTATGTCTA
It contains:
- a CDS encoding methyl-accepting chemotaxis protein, which gives rise to MNRFKTGNIKLKSKLMSMFILSGLIPMMIISVFNLIVSNNNLRDLEESLIKEKLIGDIHSAKIYLDKYYGNLEFKDEVLIDKSGNSIKEHYEMVDTLTEDLNVSATLFAKDGDDFIRISTNILTADGNRAIGTYLGKESSAYANIINGERYIGTAQILGNAYITAYEPLKDENQEVIGILFIGISKQASEQLIAEQVRKGTTVTIGIMLIFALAGVVTAWILAHSIAKSIRHVIGHAQEIANYNIATDIDEAFINRKDEVGDLAKAIHTIEESLRYMIGQVNDASLQVSASSEELNSMASQTATTTDEVAKTICDIAEGATDQAQSTAQGLLKLSELEKYIKEDQIHMKELNEVSHKVEALVNSGLEVINTLFKKTDESMTATTNVYDTILKTNESSSKISAASNVITSISQQTNLLALNASIEAARAGEHGRGFAVVAEEIRKLAEQSASSSKMIDEMVENLQHDSERAVNTTEVVKATLEEQVSHMNITKEKYLEISEAINHQGQVVELLNESGHVMAIKNNEVYATLDALSAVAEQNAAATEESSACIEEQAASIHEIVSSSKSLAELAQVLHHLITRFKV